In the genome of Micromonospora sp. Llam0, the window GCACGTAGTGCCAGTGCGGGAACATGTCCACGGTGATCCCGCCGCCGTCCGCCGCCCGGTAGTTCCACGACGGCCGCTGCGCGGACTGCCAGTCCCCCTCGAACACCCAGTAGCCGAACTCGCCGCGTACCGACAGGATCCGGCCGAAAAATCCGCCCTTGACCAGCCGATCGAGCTTACGCAGGCCGGGCAGGAACAGCTTGTCCTGCACGACGCCGTGCTTGATCCCGGCCGCGTCGGCCAGCCGGGCCAGGTCGACCGCGCCGGCCAGATCCTCGGCAGTGGGCTTCTCGGTGTAGATGTGCTTGCCGGCCTCGATCGCCAGCCGCAGCGACTTCTCCCGCTGCGCGGTGACCTGCGCGTCGAAGTAGATCTGCAGGTCGGGGCGGGCCAGCGCGGCGGCGAGATCGGTGGTCCACTCGGTGAGGCCGTGCCGGTCGGCGAGTTCGCGCAGCTTGTGCTCGTTCCGCCCGACCAGCACTGGTTCCGGCCACAGTCGGGTGCCGTCGGCCAGCGACAGTCCACCCTGGTCTCGGATGGCGAGCAGGGACCGGACCAGGTGCTGCCGGTATCCCATCCGACCGGTGACGCCGTTGAGGATGATCCCGATGGTGGTGCGGGCCATGCCTCGCCTCCTTTGAAGTGGTGGTGGCGGGAAGTAACGGGTGTCTGTCGCAGGTCAGCGAGGTAGCGCGGGCCGGCTGAGGTAAGCGCTTTCCGGCGTACGCTACTGCCTCTCCGCAGCGTTCGGCAAGGGCTTTCCCGGCTCGCCGCCGGCCAGTCACGCTATCCTCACCGCAAGCATTCCGGACCGCGCGCAGTGCCGCGAGCATCCGGCCTGGCCGGCTCCCACCGCGCTGCGGGAGCCCGGGAAAGGAGCGGGTCGTGGCCACACTGGCCGATGTCGCGAAACGCGCCGGCGTGTCCCCGGCCACCGCCTCGCGGATCAT includes:
- a CDS encoding Gfo/Idh/MocA family protein, which encodes MARTTIGIILNGVTGRMGYRQHLVRSLLAIRDQGGLSLADGTRLWPEPVLVGRNEHKLRELADRHGLTEWTTDLAAALARPDLQIYFDAQVTAQREKSLRLAIEAGKHIYTEKPTAEDLAGAVDLARLADAAGIKHGVVQDKLFLPGLRKLDRLVKGGFFGRILSVRGEFGYWVFEGDWQSAQRPSWNYRAADGGGITVDMFPHWHYVLEQIFGRVTSVTAQVATHVDRRWDESGEPYDATADDAAYGIFEIDRPGPDGGRIIAQINSSWAVRVYRDELVEFQVDGTEGSAVAGLRNCRVQHRSTTPKPVWNPDLPVTEEFRAQWQTVPDNEEFDNGFKAQWELFLRHVVEDAPYGWDLWAGARGVQLAELGLRSAREGRRIEVPELTGE